The nucleotide window ATTCCAAATATATACACCATTCTGTGCTTATTGTCATCCCTGGCTTTACTGTGTCCAGATTAGACTATAAGTAATGCAAGGCAGGAACAGGCACTGTATAAACTTATTTTTTAGCATATCAGCTTGATGCTTTCCAGTACTTTGCATGTTGTGGAGACTTActtcaaaatcattttaaaaccaCAGTACATAAAGTCCAAATAAAATAAATCGTTCATAACTGTCTTGTGTGagaataattaaaacaaatagtAGACCCATCAGTTAGTTGCTTTTTACTCATCATTAATCATCTTTCACTGTGCTTCATTAGGAGTTCAAATTCACTCTGAATCCCTCTATATCCATTTATCTGGATGTTTCAACACTTCAGACCTCTAACTAGTTTCCCTATAACTTCTCAATATTGTagtcttttaaacaaaaattaaaatccaATTTTTGGGGGAAGAGAGGCAGCAGTAAGAGAGAGGAGTTAATCTTCTTTATCCCATGTCTCTATCATTAttcttaataaaattttaaaatagtctctctctcacacacgcaatTTTTGTCTTAGAAACTAATTCAGAATCTCtgagaaaagaaatatttaataggggaaaaaaataaagcaaaatcttAGTGTAGAAATATGATCTGCTAGCTGGTATATCAGAAAGAAAGTGTATCACTATGACCTACCATTTATATTTTAGCCTTTTTAGAATTAAGAAATTCAATATGTATTGAAATAAACAATTCTACTCCCAACAGAAAGTGCTAGGAATTCAGATACAGCATTGAATATTTTAGAATAAACTGATTCATGCTCCTGAAAAGTGCCATATTGAGACATTACAGATAGAATTCCTCTATTTATGCAATGGGGGGCACTGATACTGTCCTAGCAAGATCATCCATAGTGGTAAGAGGTATAATCCAATCTCCATGCTCATTTAATGCTTGGTCTTTCTGTTGAAAGCCTTCTCCACATGGATCATTGGAAAGCTaacaaatgaattaaaaatgagTACAGATTTGGGCTGGTTTCAAACCGATGACCTATTGAAAGGTTCTGTGCCAATACTTTAAGCCATACCACAACCCAAAGTAAAGAGGCTTAATTATACACAAGTTATTCAGAAAGCTATTTTagatttaggccttggctacactacagagttgcagcgctggtgagggggttacagcgctgcaacttaggatgtgtacacacttgcacagcacggccagcgctgcaactccctggttgcagtgctggctgtacacccggtcgagcctcgggtgtagaggatccagtgctggtgatccagcgctggtcagcaagtgtagacacccaccagcgtttttattgacctccgtggcataagcaggtatcccagcataccttagaagcctctctggtaatcatgcaaactccactgccctgggctcacctgacccctcctttaaatgccccgggaattttaaaaatccccttcctgtttgctcagccaggtgtggagtgcaatcaatcagtcaatcactcagcgaccatgcctccacgcaccaaacgagccccagcctggaccaatgcagagctgcaggacctcataaatgtttggggagaggaggctgtgcaagcacagctgcgctccggaaggagaaattatgatacctatgggcagatatcgcagtccttgatgagaaggggccatgaacgggatgcgttgcagtgcagggtcaaaattaaagagctgaggtgtgcttactgcaaagctcatgagggaaatcgccgctcaggagctgcccccacgacctgctgtttttaccaggagctggatgccatacttgggtgtgaccccactgccaatcctaggagcacgatggagagttcagagcagggagaagtgggggaggttgtagaggacggcgacagtgaggctactggcgtggagggagacaccccggagtcccagtacacatgcagccaggagctcttctcaagccaggaggaggctagccagtcgcagcagcaggaagttgatgatgaggaagaaactgaggatcgtgcttggggtaagtagatttttatgttttgggagaggagggttttggttatggctgcctgcatgcatgcctaaacgtggaatagcccattgatttgctctatcacgtctctgtaatctgcctcggtaatctcttgaaaagttgcagcaagagcgtttgcaatttgctttctcaagttgatcgggagagccaccatggtccctgtcccggtcaggctaactcgtctgatccactgtgcagcgaggggtggggggaccatggctgcacacaggtaagatgcataggggccagggcggtatccacattcctgtagaagaccctccctctcttcccaggtaacacacagcagtgatatgtctggcagtaggaaaccctgttgagaatttagggatacttgagtgcagggcgccaggttcgcgtttccccagcccatggcgctctgttgttaaccccccccccccgcccagcacgtaggcatccacgcggtgtgctccggtgttatgcacccccctccaggcaggcatccagcaccgcggtgcgctccggtgttcacCACCCCCCGTCCCAGCACGtatccagccacgcggtgtgctccggtgttatgcacccccctccaagcaggcatccagcaccgcggtgcgctctggtgttcaccaccccccctccaagcaggcatgcAGCACTGCggtgctttccccccccccctcaccagcaggacggcgtgaacgcggaccaaagcccaaccccccaagcagctcaccaccttcctgtcccctcttcagggcaccagctacctcctgtacccattgcagataaaccccagtgacccattggtcaattcccactcccaaggggaaattgggggaaaaccactcaccccattgctcgccatgacttagcttccctgccctctctgtgttatgtgaggtatgtgagaaggatgctaccaaaagtctaaaaagtccttcactgtgtgataataaacaatgtagttacatggttctatctctcttttttctagtgaccttgactactgcagctggatcaccggcctcacgtaggttgcagaacttgagacggaatcccagaaaatcaaaagaggaattgatcaaatctgttatgagtcactacaacagagaaagtaggaagacacaggaatggagagagaaaatgtatgaatggagacagagtgtacatgaatggaggcaaacagaaagcaggagaaaggaattgtctgccaaaaaaaccacaaagcagatgataagcctcctggctcgccagactgagtctttcgagtctctcgtagccatgcagacaaatatgtaccgttgtcacccacagccctcccaaagccctcttccttgttccccagtatttccacaaaacacctttctccagcagccagttccttattacccccagctgcccccaacacctgtacaatcacctaccagccctgataactataattcttaccctgttcactccacctccattatcctgcagcatagtaatcctgaagtgcagcagacattgaatagtgatcaaaataggacatattcaaacctgtgaatgtacagtccaccaccccaacccccttgccttttatgtactgtatgttgaataaagg belongs to Gopherus flavomarginatus isolate rGopFla2 chromosome 10, rGopFla2.mat.asm, whole genome shotgun sequence and includes:
- the LOC127058877 gene encoding zinc finger and SCAN domain-containing protein 29-like, encoding MQTPLPWAHLTPPLNAPGILKIPFLFAQPGVECNQSVNHSATMPPRTKRAPAWTNAELQDLINVWGEEAVQAQLRSGRRNYDTYGQISQSLMRRGHERDALQCRVKIKELRCAYCKAHEGNRRSGAAPTTCCFYQELDAILGCDPTANPRSTMESSEQGEVGEVVEDGDSEATGVEGDTPESQYTCSQELFSSQEEASQSQQQEVDDEEETEDRAWVTLTNAAGSPASRRLQNLRRNPRKSKEELIKAVMNHYNRESRKTQEWREKMYEWREKMYDWRQTESRRKELAIKKTSKQMISLLARQTEAFESLVAMQADMYRGNPQPSQSSLSCSPVFAQNTFLQQPVSYYPQLPPTPVRSPTSPDNYNSYPVHSTPITLQHSNPEVQQTLNSNQNRTYSNL